One window of Cohnella hashimotonis genomic DNA carries:
- a CDS encoding phosphatidylglycerophosphatase A family protein, whose amino-acid sequence MSNPANYRLNSKEVAQATMDWLGKRGVSKEQIGQLVMLLQKDYFKDLTLDECVTNVEAVLSKREVQNAVLTGIQLDMLAEQGQLLPPLQNMIWHDEGLYGCDEVLALSIVNVYGSIGLTNFGYVDKFKPGVLKKLNEKNGKDVHTFLDDIVGAIAASAASRIAHRKQAEREAVEEALGDQA is encoded by the coding sequence ATGTCCAATCCGGCCAACTACCGGCTTAATAGCAAGGAAGTCGCACAGGCGACCATGGACTGGCTCGGCAAGCGCGGCGTGTCCAAGGAGCAGATCGGCCAATTGGTCATGCTGCTGCAAAAGGATTATTTTAAAGATTTGACCCTCGACGAATGCGTGACGAACGTCGAAGCCGTGCTGTCCAAGCGCGAGGTGCAGAACGCCGTGCTGACCGGCATACAGCTCGACATGCTCGCGGAGCAGGGCCAGTTGCTGCCCCCGCTGCAGAACATGATCTGGCATGACGAGGGGCTTTACGGCTGCGACGAGGTGCTCGCGCTCAGCATCGTCAACGTGTACGGCAGCATCGGCCTCACGAACTTCGGCTACGTAGACAAGTTCAAGCCCGGCGTACTTAAGAAGCTCAACGAGAAAAACGGCAAGGACGTGCATACGTTCCTGGACGATATCGTAGGCGCCATCGCCGCTTCCGCGGCCAGCCGGATCGCTCACCGCAAGCAGGCGGAGCGCGAAGCCGTCGAGGAAGCGCTCGGCGACCAGGCTTAA
- a CDS encoding GerMN domain-containing protein, which translates to MIPVHFRKPLWKLLAAGGLAVAVTGCSISGVEKTATSPIDAPPAAVENQMLQAADDAMAPMGSSAIADGLTVYLKDSKGYVAPMTLDRSKQESATGQNAPEIEALAWMTADAKLAGQLPPGFTPVLPKGTVVSKVVKNPEAGSVTVDFAKPLSGIPASDERKALEAIVWTMTELPGIDKVHLTVAGQDMTELPASGLPVPGVLTRNIGINLERSPQVKVSESMAVTLYFSAKNEQGDGYFVPVTRLVERQSDRARAALSELIKGPQDTKSLEAVMLANTKVEELALKSDTVQVKLQEQDWAAGMPMPAEMMEGLVLTLTEATGAPKVAVAVNGSTKLTGADSETYEQPVERPAQINAFTG; encoded by the coding sequence ATGATACCTGTTCATTTTCGAAAACCGTTGTGGAAGCTGCTTGCCGCGGGAGGACTAGCCGTCGCTGTAACGGGCTGCAGCATCTCGGGCGTAGAAAAGACCGCCACAAGTCCGATCGACGCGCCGCCGGCCGCCGTCGAAAATCAGATGCTGCAGGCCGCCGACGACGCCATGGCGCCGATGGGGAGTTCCGCGATCGCCGACGGTTTGACCGTGTATCTCAAGGACAGCAAAGGCTACGTCGCGCCCATGACGCTGGACCGGTCCAAGCAGGAGAGCGCGACCGGACAGAATGCGCCGGAAATCGAAGCGTTGGCCTGGATGACCGCCGACGCCAAGCTTGCGGGACAGCTTCCTCCCGGCTTCACGCCCGTGCTGCCCAAAGGGACGGTCGTCTCCAAGGTCGTTAAAAATCCCGAAGCGGGTTCGGTCACCGTCGATTTCGCGAAGCCGCTGTCCGGCATTCCGGCATCGGACGAGCGCAAGGCGCTCGAGGCCATCGTCTGGACGATGACGGAGCTGCCGGGCATCGACAAGGTGCATCTCACCGTCGCCGGCCAGGACATGACCGAGCTTCCGGCATCCGGCTTGCCCGTTCCCGGCGTGCTCACGCGCAATATCGGCATCAACCTGGAGCGGTCGCCGCAGGTCAAGGTGAGCGAATCGATGGCCGTGACGCTTTATTTTTCCGCCAAAAACGAGCAGGGAGACGGCTATTTCGTACCCGTAACGCGTCTTGTCGAGCGGCAGAGCGACCGTGCCCGCGCCGCGCTGAGCGAGCTGATCAAGGGGCCGCAGGATACGAAAAGCCTTGAAGCCGTCATGCTCGCGAATACGAAGGTAGAAGAACTCGCCTTAAAGTCGGATACCGTGCAGGTCAAGTTGCAGGAGCAGGATTGGGCGGCCGGAATGCCCATGCCTGCCGAAATGATGGAAGGTTTGGTGCTGACCCTGACCGAGGCGACCGGCGCGCCGAAGGTCGCGGTCGCCGTCAACGGCAGCACCAAGCTCACCGGAGCGGACAGCGAGACGTATGAGCAGCCGGTCGAACGCCCGGCGCAGATTAACGCCTTTACGGGCTGA
- a CDS encoding Ger(x)C family spore germination C-terminal domain-containing protein, protein MILKRTLLLCLGLTMLPMLGGCQLKDIDKRYFVVSAGFDYSDNPAAPYRVSLRLALPSSKIEEGGAMSVVQTADAASIAEAVRHLKSTVDKELEFGHCREFILGRKLIEKDGIDNSLQWLSRRRDIQSVSNVMVGDPDAYSVVSLKPKSERYPGNSLFLSFGNEGTEAANTVTTYLFDLYRRVYETGLDPVLPVANVFRDAYKIDRAAVLDKDKTRLFLDSDETLLFNMTAFGVDNTILVLPDKPLNIVLAATHTTSKINLKGGEDPVAIVNIRIEGFLEQSPPHLLEKDWGGLERKMGKHFSEEAERMLYKIRDAGVDPYGFGLHYLADHHNAKGRWEKWKRLYPEIRFEVRANVSIQGSGLIR, encoded by the coding sequence ATGATCCTAAAACGAACGCTGCTGCTCTGCCTGGGTCTGACGATGCTCCCGATGCTCGGCGGTTGCCAGTTGAAAGACATCGACAAACGTTACTTCGTCGTCTCCGCAGGATTCGACTATTCGGACAATCCGGCCGCACCCTATCGGGTGTCGCTTCGATTGGCCCTCCCTTCCTCCAAGATCGAAGAGGGCGGCGCCATGTCCGTTGTGCAGACCGCGGATGCCGCCTCAATCGCAGAAGCGGTCCGTCATTTGAAATCGACCGTGGACAAGGAGCTGGAATTCGGACACTGCCGCGAGTTCATCCTCGGCCGTAAGCTGATCGAGAAGGACGGCATCGACAACTCATTGCAATGGCTGTCCCGACGCCGCGATATCCAGAGCGTCTCGAACGTCATGGTCGGCGATCCTGACGCTTACTCCGTCGTCAGCCTGAAGCCCAAGTCGGAACGATATCCGGGCAATTCGCTCTTTCTGTCGTTCGGCAACGAAGGCACGGAGGCGGCCAACACGGTCACGACTTACCTGTTCGATTTGTACCGCCGGGTATACGAGACCGGCCTTGACCCGGTGCTGCCCGTGGCCAACGTGTTCCGGGACGCCTACAAGATCGACCGCGCCGCCGTGTTGGACAAAGACAAAACGCGTCTCTTCCTCGATTCGGACGAGACGCTCTTGTTCAATATGACGGCCTTCGGCGTAGACAATACGATCCTCGTGCTTCCGGATAAACCGCTTAACATCGTGCTCGCCGCTACGCACACGACTTCTAAAATCAATTTAAAGGGCGGAGAGGATCCCGTCGCGATCGTCAATATCCGCATCGAGGGCTTCCTCGAGCAAAGCCCCCCCCATCTATTGGAGAAAGATTGGGGAGGGCTCGAGCGCAAAATGGGCAAGCACTTCTCGGAGGAGGCAGAACGAATGCTGTACAAGATCCGCGACGCCGGCGTCGATCCGTACGGCTTCGGTCTGCATTACTTGGCCGACCATCACAATGCGAAGGGCAGATGGGAGAAATGGAAGCGTCTCTACCCGGAGATTCGGTTCGAAGTGCGCGCGAACGTATCGATTCAAGGATCCGGGTTGATCCGATAG
- a CDS encoding GerAB/ArcD/ProY family transporter, whose protein sequence is MIRYYYYHIFYVGMMNIMVLVPYVLISHRFDGAVSSFPLAIACGTLYSYVTSAVFQRFPGLGLPEIYKLFLPVWLANCLNMVGVVVWCTAGIIVLFSYSNTVGIFFDPEASSYLNLAIMAAASLWAASRTSRSVQFTHEVLLIVSTPIILWILFKALFSHWLDWDAIRLVADAGIRKPPSMVCLFAASFVFSGHMNITLFNRLNPSDLKFRFRWIIPIVGTFFLLVSFFVPIGFHGTQAVGNYLYVWSVTTDSLMMKYGFIQRVLYLFLLLYTFLSLVFVMNTWHTGMEFFKACFKKYKPQTDEVNVPAINWWICGVLAGLTFVYAYFTNDIFNRVAAELWLVTRFIIESILVMLLIVFVVMKKKGYMKRIDESRSPQSGGANR, encoded by the coding sequence ATGATCCGCTATTACTACTATCACATCTTCTACGTCGGCATGATGAATATCATGGTGCTCGTTCCCTACGTGCTGATCAGCCACAGGTTCGATGGCGCAGTGTCTTCTTTTCCGCTGGCTATCGCTTGCGGCACGCTGTATAGCTACGTAACGTCCGCCGTCTTCCAACGCTTCCCGGGACTCGGACTGCCCGAGATATACAAGCTCTTCCTGCCGGTTTGGCTCGCCAACTGCCTGAACATGGTCGGCGTCGTGGTCTGGTGCACCGCGGGCATCATCGTCTTGTTCTCTTACTCGAACACAGTCGGCATCTTCTTCGATCCCGAGGCCAGCTCCTATTTGAACCTGGCGATCATGGCGGCAGCCTCGCTGTGGGCCGCTTCCCGCACGTCCCGATCGGTACAGTTCACGCACGAGGTGCTGCTTATCGTCAGCACGCCGATCATTCTGTGGATTCTGTTCAAGGCGCTCTTCAGCCACTGGCTGGACTGGGACGCCATTCGGCTCGTCGCCGACGCGGGCATTCGCAAGCCGCCGTCGATGGTCTGCCTTTTCGCAGCCTCCTTCGTCTTCTCCGGCCATATGAACATCACGCTGTTCAACCGACTCAATCCGAGTGACCTTAAGTTCAGGTTCAGGTGGATCATTCCGATCGTCGGCACCTTTTTTTTGCTCGTTTCCTTTTTCGTGCCGATCGGATTCCACGGCACCCAGGCCGTCGGCAACTATCTGTACGTCTGGAGCGTCACGACCGACAGCCTCATGATGAAGTACGGATTTATCCAGCGCGTGCTCTACTTGTTCCTGCTGCTCTATACATTCCTATCGCTCGTGTTCGTCATGAATACGTGGCATACGGGCATGGAGTTTTTTAAAGCCTGCTTCAAAAAGTACAAGCCGCAGACGGACGAAGTCAACGTGCCTGCCATCAACTGGTGGATCTGCGGGGTGTTGGCCGGGCTGACGTTCGTCTACGCGTATTTTACCAACGATATATTCAACCGCGTGGCTGCCGAGCTGTGGCTGGTCACGCGCTTTATCATCGAATCCATTTTGGTCATGCTATTAATCGTCTTCGTCGTCATGAAGAAAAAAGGATACATGAAGCGGATCGACGAATCGCGGAGTCCGCAGAGCGGGGGTGCGAACCGATGA
- a CDS encoding spore germination protein — protein sequence MLEKVKDILGTPSDFTAETMDNGYAKMQICFFPGMCDMDQLKDAIVVPFSYRFDPDEFRRMLHTSIGFMKDVPEDQWVDFLLKGYIILEYEGEVFVFRAIRRMQTQPDQTQVEASLQGPQSAFTENLDLNLTLVRNLYNVPELTVENFEPQNQSKSKIALLYDRTKRNETTLEEVRKRLRNLDEGLLLSAGQLAKQISQAKYRLFPITQITERPDRLSIHLNKGKLAVLMDGSRFAILLPVHFFDFMYAMDDHYEPSWMSRFLIGLRYVSMMLTLLLPALYISIVSYNPEVFRVQLAFTIDGSRAAVPYPSFIEVLLMLFMIEALIEASLRLPRSVGSTAATVGGLILGQAAQQAGLVSSIMIIVTSVVAISNFVIPNSTFSYFIRILKYAFVLVAVFAGLVGVVVGIFMLVVYLCNMRSFGEPYFALFQSKAGKASDNIK from the coding sequence ATGCTTGAAAAGGTAAAGGATATTCTCGGCACGCCTTCCGATTTTACGGCCGAAACGATGGACAACGGTTACGCCAAGATGCAGATTTGCTTTTTCCCGGGCATGTGCGACATGGACCAGCTCAAAGACGCCATCGTCGTGCCTTTTTCCTACCGGTTCGACCCGGACGAATTCCGAAGAATGCTGCATACGAGCATCGGATTCATGAAGGATGTCCCCGAGGACCAATGGGTCGATTTTTTGCTCAAAGGATACATCATTCTGGAATACGAGGGAGAAGTCTTCGTATTCCGCGCGATAAGGAGAATGCAGACCCAGCCCGACCAGACGCAAGTGGAGGCGTCCCTGCAGGGCCCGCAATCCGCTTTTACCGAAAATCTCGATCTCAATCTGACGCTTGTCCGCAACCTGTACAACGTTCCCGAGCTGACGGTAGAAAACTTCGAGCCGCAAAACCAGTCCAAATCCAAAATCGCCTTGCTTTACGATCGCACCAAACGCAACGAAACGACGCTGGAGGAGGTACGCAAGCGGCTGCGCAACCTGGACGAAGGCCTGCTCTTGTCCGCCGGACAGCTAGCCAAGCAGATCTCGCAAGCCAAGTACCGCTTGTTCCCGATCACGCAGATCACCGAGCGACCGGACCGCCTCAGCATCCATCTGAACAAAGGGAAGCTGGCCGTCCTGATGGACGGCAGCCGGTTCGCCATCTTGCTGCCCGTGCACTTTTTCGACTTCATGTATGCAATGGACGACCATTACGAGCCGTCCTGGATGAGCCGCTTCCTGATCGGCCTGCGATACGTCTCGATGATGCTGACGCTTTTGCTGCCGGCGCTTTATATCTCGATCGTGTCCTACAACCCCGAGGTGTTCCGGGTCCAGCTCGCGTTCACGATCGACGGGAGCCGCGCGGCCGTGCCTTATCCGTCCTTCATCGAAGTGCTGCTTATGCTGTTCATGATCGAGGCGCTTATCGAGGCCAGCCTCCGACTGCCCCGGTCGGTCGGCTCGACGGCTGCGACGGTCGGCGGTCTGATTCTGGGGCAAGCCGCCCAGCAGGCGGGTCTGGTCAGCAGCATCATGATCATCGTCACGTCCGTCGTGGCCATCTCCAACTTCGTCATTCCGAACTCTACGTTTAGCTACTTCATTCGCATATTGAAGTACGCGTTCGTCCTCGTAGCCGTCTTCGCGGGACTCGTCGGCGTCGTGGTCGGCATATTCATGCTCGTCGTGTATTTGTGCAACATGCGAAGCTTCGGCGAGCCTTACTTCGCCCTGTTCCAGAGCAAGGCGGGCAAAGCCAGCGACAACATCAAATAA
- the rph gene encoding ribonuclease PH, with translation MRSDGRDAGELRPMAVVLNPNKYAEGSVQIEMGDTKVLVTATVEERVPPFLKGQGKGWVTAEYAMLPRATHSRNQRESVKGKQVGRTMEIQRLIGRALRSVVNLEALGERTITLDCDVLQADGGTRTTSITGAFIALALAVHKLAGTNAFAKYPLTDYLASVSVGVLGDAALLDLNYAEDSKAKVDMNVVMTGAGAFVEVQGTGEEKPFSRAELDGMLALAESGIARLIELQKQALGEAGARIGTVRT, from the coding sequence ATGAGATCGGACGGAAGAGATGCCGGCGAGCTGAGACCGATGGCCGTCGTGCTGAATCCGAACAAATACGCCGAAGGCTCGGTGCAGATCGAGATGGGCGATACGAAGGTGCTCGTCACGGCAACGGTCGAGGAGCGCGTGCCGCCGTTTCTGAAGGGGCAGGGCAAAGGCTGGGTGACGGCCGAATACGCGATGCTGCCACGAGCGACCCATTCGCGCAATCAACGGGAATCTGTGAAAGGGAAACAAGTCGGACGCACGATGGAAATCCAGCGGCTGATCGGGCGGGCGCTCCGCTCCGTCGTCAACCTGGAAGCGCTCGGTGAGCGGACGATCACCTTGGACTGTGACGTGCTGCAGGCGGACGGAGGCACGCGGACGACGTCGATTACGGGCGCGTTCATCGCGCTCGCGCTCGCCGTGCACAAGCTTGCGGGCACGAACGCGTTCGCGAAGTATCCGCTGACCGACTATTTGGCTTCGGTAAGCGTGGGCGTGCTGGGCGACGCCGCGCTGCTCGACTTGAACTACGCGGAGGATTCCAAGGCGAAGGTGGACATGAACGTCGTGATGACGGGCGCGGGCGCATTCGTTGAAGTCCAGGGAACGGGCGAGGAGAAGCCGTTCTCGCGGGCGGAGCTTGACGGCATGCTGGCGCTTGCGGAATCGGGCATCGCGAGACTGATCGAGCTGCAGAAGCAGGCGCTAGGCGAAGCGGGCGCGAGGATCGGCACGGTGCGGACATGA
- the rdgB gene encoding RdgB/HAM1 family non-canonical purine NTP pyrophosphatase has translation MRLAPGDTLLVATRNKGKTAEFRAAFAALGVKVADLTEFEGGRDIPEIVEDGDTFEANAAIKARAVSLATGLPALADDSGLCVDALGGAPGVYSARYAGEGATDADNNAKLVRELRAAGASVAAAEAGGAEDALSSGRFVSCLVLYKPGGDTLSAEGAVEGIVTGAPRGAGGFGYDPLFWLPSHGRAMAELSVSEKNAISHRGQALAKLLRLLGAPEAER, from the coding sequence ATGAGGCTGGCGCCGGGGGATACGCTGCTCGTCGCAACGCGCAACAAAGGGAAGACGGCGGAGTTCAGGGCGGCCTTCGCCGCGCTTGGCGTGAAGGTAGCCGACTTGACCGAATTCGAAGGCGGGCGGGATATTCCGGAAATCGTCGAGGACGGCGATACGTTCGAGGCGAATGCTGCGATCAAGGCGAGGGCGGTGTCGCTCGCGACCGGGCTGCCCGCGCTGGCGGACGACTCGGGCCTGTGCGTCGACGCGCTCGGCGGCGCGCCCGGCGTTTATTCGGCTCGCTATGCGGGCGAAGGCGCGACCGATGCGGACAACAACGCGAAGCTCGTTCGCGAGCTGCGCGCCGCCGGGGCTTCGGTGGCCGCCGCTGAGGCGGGCGGGGCGGAGGACGCGCTTAGCTCAGGGCGCTTCGTGAGCTGCCTCGTTCTTTATAAGCCGGGCGGCGACACGCTGAGCGCGGAGGGCGCGGTCGAAGGCATCGTCACCGGCGCGCCCCGCGGTGCGGGCGGGTTCGGTTACGACCCGTTGTTCTGGCTCCCGTCGCACGGAAGAGCGATGGCGGAGCTAAGCGTAAGCGAGAAAAACGCGATCAGCCACCGCGGGCAAGCGCTGGCGAAGCTGCTTCGCCTCCTGGGCGCGCCCGAGGCGGAGCGCTGA
- the asnB gene encoding asparagine synthase (glutamine-hydrolyzing), whose protein sequence is MCGITGWIDWNRDLTQQADALERMTETLELRGPDASGTWLSRHCAFGHRRLSVMDPANGAQPMIRPSKEAEDHDCVIVYNGELYNAPELKRELLTLGYAFKTNCDTEVLLQAYIEWGPSCVERLNGIFAFAVWHSLEQTLFAARDRLGVKPLFYRHDEGRFLFGSEPKAVLAHPDVEPEIDGEGLAELFVLGPARTPGHGIWRGLSELKPGQTLSFDRNGLRIRTYWQLESREHEDDEAATAARIGELLADTLERQLASDVPVCTLLSGGLDSSALTALAVAYYNRTGQGNVDTYSVDYVDNDKHFKAHAFQPNADAPWIARMVEHLRTVHHPIQFDTPELVEALEAAVRAKDYPGMADIDASLYLFCREIKKGATVAVSGEAADEVFGGYPWFHRKEALEANTFPWSLSVDLRESILSPVVLETVRPREYVADRYAQAVSEVPALPGENEEQRLMRRMSYLNITRFMPTLLDRKDRMSMAAGLEVRVPYCDHRLVDYVFNVPWKIKQAGDREKGILRKSLEGVLPSDVLYRKKSPYPKTHNPNYLSAVKSRLLERLDDVSSPLLLLIDGKKVRQIAETADAGTNLPWFGQLMSGPQLFAYLLQVDYWLREYKVRLV, encoded by the coding sequence ATGTGCGGAATAACAGGCTGGATCGATTGGAACCGGGACTTGACGCAACAGGCCGACGCGCTCGAGCGCATGACGGAAACGCTGGAGCTGCGCGGCCCCGACGCCTCGGGCACGTGGCTCTCCCGCCATTGCGCGTTCGGACACCGGCGCCTGTCCGTCATGGATCCGGCGAACGGCGCGCAGCCGATGATACGTCCGTCCAAGGAAGCGGAGGACCACGACTGCGTCATCGTTTACAACGGCGAATTGTACAACGCGCCCGAGTTGAAAAGGGAGCTGCTCACGCTCGGCTACGCGTTCAAGACGAACTGCGATACGGAAGTGCTGCTGCAAGCTTACATCGAGTGGGGACCGTCTTGCGTGGAGCGGCTCAACGGCATTTTTGCGTTTGCCGTATGGCATTCGCTCGAACAGACGCTGTTCGCCGCGCGCGACCGTCTTGGGGTCAAGCCGTTGTTCTACCGGCATGACGAAGGCCGGTTCCTATTTGGCTCAGAGCCGAAAGCGGTATTGGCGCACCCGGACGTAGAGCCGGAGATTGACGGCGAAGGACTCGCGGAGCTGTTCGTGCTCGGTCCTGCGAGGACACCCGGTCACGGCATCTGGCGCGGACTGTCCGAGCTGAAGCCGGGTCAGACGCTCAGCTTCGACCGGAACGGCCTGCGCATCCGGACGTACTGGCAGCTCGAGAGCCGGGAACACGAGGACGACGAAGCAGCGACGGCGGCCCGTATCGGCGAGCTGCTCGCCGATACGCTCGAACGCCAGCTCGCCTCCGACGTGCCCGTATGCACGCTGCTGTCCGGCGGGCTCGACTCCAGCGCTCTGACCGCGCTCGCAGTCGCCTATTACAACCGCACGGGACAGGGCAACGTCGACACGTATTCGGTAGACTACGTCGACAACGATAAGCATTTTAAGGCACATGCCTTCCAGCCGAACGCCGATGCGCCGTGGATCGCCCGGATGGTCGAGCATCTGCGTACGGTCCATCATCCGATCCAGTTCGACACGCCCGAACTCGTCGAGGCGCTCGAGGCGGCCGTCCGGGCCAAGGACTATCCCGGGATGGCGGATATCGACGCTTCCCTTTATCTGTTCTGCAGGGAAATAAAAAAAGGCGCAACCGTCGCCGTCTCCGGCGAAGCCGCGGACGAAGTGTTCGGCGGCTACCCGTGGTTCCACCGCAAGGAAGCGCTGGAAGCTAACACGTTCCCTTGGTCGCTGTCCGTTGATCTTCGGGAGAGCATTCTGTCGCCAGTCGTACTCGAGACGGTCCGGCCGCGGGAGTACGTAGCCGACCGGTACGCGCAGGCCGTGAGCGAGGTGCCGGCGCTGCCCGGCGAAAACGAAGAGCAGCGGCTCATGCGCCGCATGTCGTACCTGAACATCACCCGGTTCATGCCGACGCTGCTGGACCGCAAGGACCGGATGAGCATGGCTGCAGGACTTGAAGTGCGGGTACCTTACTGCGATCATCGCCTGGTCGATTACGTGTTTAACGTTCCCTGGAAAATCAAGCAGGCGGGCGACCGGGAGAAAGGCATCCTTCGCAAATCGCTCGAGGGCGTCCTGCCGAGCGACGTGCTGTACCGGAAAAAGAGTCCCTATCCGAAAACGCATAATCCGAATTACCTGTCAGCGGTGAAATCGCGTCTGCTGGAGCGCCTCGACGATGTCTCGTCTCCGCTCCTGCTGTTGATCGACGGGAAAAAGGTCCGGCAAATCGCCGAAACGGCCGATGCCGGCACGAACCTGCCCTGGTTCGGCCAGCTCATGAGCGGTCCTCAGCTGTTCGCCTACCTGCTGCAGGTCGATTATTGGCTGCGGGAATATAAAGTCCGGCTCGTATAG
- a CDS encoding DUF4850 domain-containing protein, with product MFATSFGNKAARRIVIAALFVMAPAWLSACGNNNGADQAQTAKETVAAVSGTTAAGAAPVDEPSSGAPEVDSLADAVSPSPASSPSSLTAATSASVSRTIMFDGETGEAAVSLPLVGVPTAYGVDGDGDGEPPSLLPESDLPAQGFVVPKKLASKLAVYWMNLGYDNQGFMMLAPRDWTVTGSVGANGSFGMHAENSVDAGQFLDTIDTAGSCQGCAIADIGAYFPELAKWAEEQGFPADTPKTYLSSKPIGDRMIEFTETSDNGRDGYGVLGAAYEEHEGGSLFRTARTGYAQEDRAVAETMIAFYEWMYGDR from the coding sequence ATGTTTGCGACCTCATTTGGAAATAAGGCAGCGCGGCGAATCGTAATCGCCGCGCTGTTCGTCATGGCGCCGGCCTGGCTTAGCGCCTGCGGGAATAATAACGGCGCCGACCAGGCGCAAACGGCCAAAGAGACCGTCGCAGCCGTGTCGGGAACGACTGCCGCAGGAGCTGCGCCAGTCGACGAACCGTCGTCGGGCGCCCCTGAAGTGGACAGTCTCGCCGATGCAGTCAGCCCGTCGCCAGCGTCGTCTCCATCTTCGCTCACTGCAGCCACCTCTGCGAGCGTGTCGCGGACAATCATGTTCGACGGCGAGACCGGAGAAGCCGCCGTCTCGCTGCCGCTGGTCGGCGTGCCGACCGCATACGGCGTCGACGGGGACGGGGACGGAGAACCGCCTTCCTTGCTGCCGGAGTCGGACCTGCCTGCGCAAGGGTTTGTCGTTCCGAAGAAGCTGGCGTCCAAGCTGGCAGTCTATTGGATGAATCTAGGCTACGACAACCAAGGATTCATGATGCTTGCACCGAGGGATTGGACGGTCACGGGGTCTGTCGGCGCGAATGGCTCATTCGGCATGCACGCCGAAAATTCGGTCGATGCAGGGCAGTTCCTGGATACGATCGATACGGCGGGCAGCTGCCAGGGCTGCGCGATCGCCGATATCGGCGCCTACTTTCCGGAGTTGGCGAAGTGGGCGGAGGAGCAGGGATTCCCTGCAGATACGCCTAAGACGTACTTGTCCTCGAAGCCGATCGGCGACAGGATGATCGAATTTACCGAAACGTCGGACAATGGGCGTGACGGTTACGGCGTGCTTGGGGCCGCATACGAGGAGCATGAAGGAGGCAGCTTGTTCAGAACGGCAAGAACGGGGTATGCGCAGGAGGATCGGGCTGTTGCCGAGACGATGATCGCTTTTTACGAATGGATGTACGGCGATCGCTAA
- a CDS encoding EamA family transporter, whose product MGIWLIYALLSAAAAALVAVFGKIGLQNIDSNAATAVRSVIMAVFMLGVVVVQGKWAELGTIWGHKKALTFVALSGVAGAVSWMFYFLALKYGKVAQVGPVDKLSVVIAALLAFLFLGEKITLLNGIGIGLITVGVILTALK is encoded by the coding sequence ATGGGAATCTGGCTCATCTATGCATTGCTATCCGCAGCGGCCGCCGCGCTCGTCGCCGTCTTCGGCAAGATCGGACTGCAAAACATCGATTCGAACGCGGCGACGGCCGTAAGATCCGTCATTATGGCCGTCTTCATGCTCGGCGTAGTGGTCGTCCAAGGGAAATGGGCCGAACTGGGTACGATCTGGGGACACAAAAAGGCGTTAACCTTCGTAGCGCTCAGCGGCGTAGCCGGCGCCGTATCCTGGATGTTTTACTTCCTCGCGCTCAAGTACGGCAAGGTTGCGCAGGTCGGCCCGGTCGACAAGCTTAGCGTCGTGATTGCCGCGCTGCTCGCGTTTCTTTTTCTCGGAGAAAAAATTACGCTGCTAAACGGAATCGGCATCGGGCTGATTACGGTCGGCGTCATCCTGACCGCGCTCAAGTAA
- a CDS encoding thymidine kinase — protein MAHLYFKYGTMNSGKSIEIIKVAHNYEEQGKRVLLFTPAIDTRIGTNVVGSRTGMTRPAIPVAADTDLFELVRREQSGDGQRISCVLVDEAQFLNKRQVLELTWIVDELDIPVMAFGLKNDFRNELFEGSYNLLVNADKIEEIKTICWHCDRKATMVVRSVGGVPVNEGDQIMIGGNDDYKPVCRSCYRKTFQGGL, from the coding sequence GTGGCACATTTATACTTTAAGTATGGCACAATGAACAGCGGGAAATCGATCGAAATTATCAAAGTCGCGCACAATTACGAAGAGCAGGGGAAGCGCGTGCTTCTCTTTACCCCCGCCATCGATACGCGTATCGGCACCAACGTTGTCGGCTCCCGCACCGGCATGACGCGACCCGCGATTCCGGTAGCGGCGGACACCGACCTGTTCGAGCTCGTTCGCAGGGAGCAGAGCGGCGACGGGCAGCGTATCTCTTGCGTACTTGTGGACGAGGCGCAATTTCTCAACAAGCGGCAGGTGCTGGAGCTCACCTGGATCGTCGACGAGCTCGATATTCCCGTGATGGCGTTCGGGCTGAAGAACGATTTCCGCAACGAGTTGTTCGAGGGCAGCTACAACCTGCTCGTCAACGCCGACAAGATCGAAGAGATCAAGACGATCTGCTGGCACTGCGACCGCAAGGCGACGATGGTCGTCCGTTCCGTGGGCGGCGTGCCGGTGAACGAAGGCGATCAGATCATGATCGGCGGCAACGACGATTACAAGCCGGTGTGCAGAAGCTGTTATCGCAAGACGTTTCAGGGCGGTCTTTGA